The following proteins are co-located in the Hyalangium minutum genome:
- a CDS encoding DUF3037 domain-containing protein, with product MPAPSSFDYAIIRVVPRVERGEFINAGVILYCLTHRFLGAQVELDERRLLALAPEVDVEGVRAHLEAIPRICAGGRTAGPIGQLPQKERWHWLIAPRSTVIQTSPFHSGLCEDPAKALEHLMDRMVRLPVSQEPNRG from the coding sequence GTGCCCGCGCCCAGCTCTTTTGATTACGCCATCATCCGCGTCGTGCCGCGCGTGGAGCGCGGCGAGTTCATCAACGCGGGCGTCATCCTCTACTGCCTCACCCACCGCTTCCTCGGAGCCCAGGTGGAGCTGGACGAGCGGCGCCTTCTCGCGCTCGCGCCCGAGGTGGATGTGGAAGGCGTGAGAGCCCACCTGGAGGCCATTCCCCGCATCTGCGCGGGAGGCCGGACCGCGGGGCCCATTGGGCAGCTGCCTCAGAAGGAGCGGTGGCACTGGCTCATCGCGCCGCGCAGCACCGTGATTCAGACGTCCCCGTTCCACTCGGGGCTGTGCGAGGACCCAGCGAAGGCCCTTGAGCACTTGATGGACCGCATGGTCCGGCTCCCGGTCTCCCAAGAGCCGAACCGGGGCTGA